GGCGCTTATAGGATAAATTTGGCAATGCGCGTCTTTACCCCACCAGTGGCCGCATTTGTCCCTTTTTTTTGCACAACCGGCGGCTGAGAAGTTGCTTTGCTTCAACATTCTACTGCTGGTCGTATGGCACAGGTTCAACGCAACACGTTCATTTTTGTCGTTCAATTTGCTTTCTTATTCCTGTTGTTTCAAGCAGAAGCCGGGCCGACTTCGCTGGCGCAGCGTCTGGTGCAGGGAGCTTTGCTGGCTCTGGTTTTTGCCAGCCTGATCTGGGGCAATTACCGGTATCTGATCTATCCGTATTTACTACCCGGGCGATACGGGGCTTATCTAATCCGGATACCGCTATATCTGACGGCCTGGCTTGTTATTTGGCTTTTCTGCACTGCCTGGACGGACGGAAGCGCCCGCGATTTGCCAACCTATCTGCGCCATATTACTTCTCCAAATCATTATCGGTCACAATGGCGAGCGGTGGTCCAAATTATAGCCCTGTCGGACGGCACCAACATCTATCCTATCTCCATTGGTCATTTCATCATTAGCACCCTTTTTGCACTCGTTTATGCTTTCTTCGAAATCCGTGCCCGGCGCAAGGCCATTCAGCGCGAAAACCGGCAGGCCGAACTGGCGGCCTTGCGGGCGCAGATCAGTCCACACTTCTTCTTCAACGCATTGAATACCGTCTATGGTCAGGCGCTGACGGAAGAGAACAACAAACTGGCCGACCAGCTACAAAAACTGGCCATCCGGGTACGGGAAATGAACCCGCCACCGGTCCGTGAATTCGTAACGAGTCTGGACGAACGGCGCACCGCCCGGCTAACGGCTTTCCTGATTGCAGGCGGCAATTTTCTATACTTCACGTTCCTTAGTTTCAATCATAACTACATTTTTACCCAGCAAACCGTCTGGGAGTTTTTCTGGTCTAGAATTCTGGCCAACCCATCGGGTGCCTTTTTTCGTAGTCTGGTTTTTGCTCTCCTAACTTGGACGCATTACCAATTTATCTACCGCCCGTATTTTCTGACTAAACGGTATTTTCATTACCTGGCGGGTCTGGTATTCTTGTTAGCGGTTCATTGGTTGCTGGGGCTGGTTCAGATGTTTTTTTCGCTGTATCTGCACCTGCATGACTTCCTCAATCAGGGCTTTGAGCGTCTCAATCTCCAGGAGTGGGGCCTGCGCCCATATGCCACCGGCCCGCAAATCTGGGAAAGTATCTGGAATCGGTCTCGAAGTGGTTCTTTCCAGGTACTCATTATGTTTGGAGCCGTTTACTTCCTGAGTGGATGGCTCTATCAAACCATTAACGGGTTGGTAGAAAACCGTAAATGGCAACGACAGCGCCAACAGGCCGAGCAGCACCAGCAGGCCGGTGCGCAAAATCTGACGGCTCAACTGGAACAGCTGGCCAGTGCCTCCGAACCTTCCACTAGATCGGGGGCCGCCCAGAGTCTGCAGCAGGTGACCGATTTGATGGCCTATGTTTCCCGAACGGGAGCCAGTGAACTGGTGCGCGTGGCCGACGAACTGCAGTTTCTGCGGGCGTACATTGCCTTTCAGCGGAAACGGATTCCCGATCATCCATCGATTCTGATTGACTACCAGATTCGGTATGATGAGCAACCCGCTCAAATCGCTTCGATGCTGCTAATCCCGTTTGTCGAAAATGCGTTCCAGTACGGTATTCGGACGGACGGCCCTTGCTTTGTAGATCTGCAACTGGATGTAGAAAAGCAGAGGCTAAGTATGACTATGCTCAACAGTGTGGTACCTAAAACGGTTTTCCACCCGAGTGGCGGTATTGGTTTAGCCAACGTTCGCAAACGGCTCGACTTGCTTTACCCGAATCAGTATACGCTGACGACCGACGAAACGGATGGCGTATTTCGGGTAGTGCTAACGCTCCAACTTTCCGCCTGAAACCGTACCTTTCCAACCGATGAATGCACTTCAACAACCCGCTGCCATGCTCCGTTGCCTTGCCGTCGATGATGAACCGGTTGCGCTGGATGTTATTCGGAATTTTGCCCGGCGGATTCCGTTTGTCCAACTGCGGAATGCCTTCACCAATCCGAATCAGGCGCTGGACTACCTGCGAACGGAGTCGGTCGATCTGGTGTTTCTGGATATTAATATGCCGGTTTTAACCGGGCTGGACTTCGCGCAGGCGCTGGGAAATCTGTCGCTGGTTGTTTTCACCACTGCTTATCCCGAACACGCACTCCAAGGCTACGAACTGAATGTGCTGGATTACTTGCTCAAACCCATTGCGTTTGACCGGTTTTTACAATGCTGCCACAAAGCGCAGGAGCGTCTGCAAACCCGTCTGCCCGCTCAGCCAATCTTTGTCAAGGATGGTTATGAATGGATCGGTATACTGCCGCAATCGATCAAGTACCTGGAAGCGGCCGATAATTATGTAAAAATTGATCAGGGCGGAAAACCGTTACTGGTTCGGACCAGTCTGCCGGAATTGATGGCCTTATTGCCACCGGGCCAGTTTCTGCGGGTGCACCGCTCGTTTGCCGTGAATATTCAATGTGTAAAGCGGGTGGGGCGGGCATTCCTTCAATTGCCGGATCGGGAGATACCGATTGGTCCTTCCTATCGTGATCAGATCGCGCACTGGCTGAACAAGCGCGGCTAGAGTACACAAAAACGAGCCCTCGCTTATTCGGAGG
This Larkinella insperata DNA region includes the following protein-coding sequences:
- a CDS encoding LytR/AlgR family response regulator transcription factor, with protein sequence MNALQQPAAMLRCLAVDDEPVALDVIRNFARRIPFVQLRNAFTNPNQALDYLRTESVDLVFLDINMPVLTGLDFAQALGNLSLVVFTTAYPEHALQGYELNVLDYLLKPIAFDRFLQCCHKAQERLQTRLPAQPIFVKDGYEWIGILPQSIKYLEAADNYVKIDQGGKPLLVRTSLPELMALLPPGQFLRVHRSFAVNIQCVKRVGRAFLQLPDREIPIGPSYRDQIAHWLNKRG
- a CDS encoding histidine kinase, translated to MAQVQRNTFIFVVQFAFLFLLFQAEAGPTSLAQRLVQGALLALVFASLIWGNYRYLIYPYLLPGRYGAYLIRIPLYLTAWLVIWLFCTAWTDGSARDLPTYLRHITSPNHYRSQWRAVVQIIALSDGTNIYPISIGHFIISTLFALVYAFFEIRARRKAIQRENRQAELAALRAQISPHFFFNALNTVYGQALTEENNKLADQLQKLAIRVREMNPPPVREFVTSLDERRTARLTAFLIAGGNFLYFTFLSFNHNYIFTQQTVWEFFWSRILANPSGAFFRSLVFALLTWTHYQFIYRPYFLTKRYFHYLAGLVFLLAVHWLLGLVQMFFSLYLHLHDFLNQGFERLNLQEWGLRPYATGPQIWESIWNRSRSGSFQVLIMFGAVYFLSGWLYQTINGLVENRKWQRQRQQAEQHQQAGAQNLTAQLEQLASASEPSTRSGAAQSLQQVTDLMAYVSRTGASELVRVADELQFLRAYIAFQRKRIPDHPSILIDYQIRYDEQPAQIASMLLIPFVENAFQYGIRTDGPCFVDLQLDVEKQRLSMTMLNSVVPKTVFHPSGGIGLANVRKRLDLLYPNQYTLTTDETDGVFRVVLTLQLSA